A region of Ochrobactrum quorumnocens DNA encodes the following proteins:
- a CDS encoding 5-formyltetrahydrofolate cyclo-ligase — MNDHGQPRGDDKQALRREVLSRRDALDPRFRYEASLSAAKKAETAIVALKGMMIAGYWPIRSEIDPRPLLSYMREKGVRLCLPVVLDKVTIAFREFLPDAELVQTGFGTMGPDKNAPLVDPAIMLMPLAGFDKRGHRLGYGAGHYDRALARFAERGLEPLLVGMAFDCQEVPHVPNEPHDIALHHILTETGLRSFNQG, encoded by the coding sequence ATGAACGACCACGGACAGCCACGAGGCGATGACAAGCAGGCATTAAGGCGTGAGGTGCTTTCGCGCCGTGACGCACTTGATCCCCGGTTTCGCTATGAGGCTTCCTTGTCGGCAGCGAAGAAGGCTGAAACGGCTATCGTTGCCCTCAAAGGCATGATGATCGCTGGTTACTGGCCAATCCGTTCAGAGATCGATCCGCGCCCGTTGTTGTCTTACATGCGTGAAAAGGGTGTGCGGCTCTGCCTGCCTGTTGTGCTCGACAAGGTAACGATTGCTTTTCGTGAATTTCTACCCGATGCGGAACTCGTTCAAACAGGTTTCGGTACCATGGGACCAGACAAAAATGCACCGCTGGTCGATCCTGCGATCATGCTGATGCCGCTGGCGGGTTTTGACAAGCGTGGACATCGGTTGGGTTATGGTGCTGGGCATTATGACCGAGCGCTGGCTCGCTTTGCCGAACGCGGTCTGGAGCCGCTGTTAGTCGGGATGGCTTTTGACTGCCAGGAAGTGCCACATGTGCCCAATGAGCCGCACGACATTGCTCTTCACCATATACTGACCGAGACCGGCTTGCGCTCATTCAATCAGGGCTGA
- a CDS encoding TerC family protein — translation MEFFAEHLAFLSSPGGWAALITLVTMEVVLGIDNLIFISILTNKLPAELQSKARRIGIGAALILRLALLFTISIIVQLKEPVFHAFDHGFSWRDIILIAGGLFLVWKATKEIHHTVDPEDGKENIGGKVVQLTMSAAIVQILILDLVFSVDSIITAVGMTDEIAIMVIAVLAAVTVMLLAADPLSRFIANNPTIVMLALGFLLMIGMTLIADGFGFHVPKGYIYAAMGFSALVEALNMLARRRRKQ, via the coding sequence ATGGAGTTTTTTGCCGAGCATCTGGCATTTCTTTCAAGTCCAGGCGGATGGGCCGCACTGATCACGCTGGTGACGATGGAAGTCGTCCTTGGCATCGACAATCTTATTTTCATATCGATTCTGACCAATAAGCTTCCCGCTGAATTGCAATCCAAAGCACGGCGCATTGGCATTGGTGCAGCGCTCATTTTGCGTCTGGCATTGCTGTTTACGATCTCAATCATTGTGCAGCTCAAAGAACCGGTCTTCCACGCCTTCGATCATGGTTTCTCCTGGCGTGATATAATTCTCATCGCTGGTGGTCTTTTCCTCGTCTGGAAGGCGACCAAGGAAATTCACCACACTGTCGATCCGGAAGACGGTAAGGAGAACATTGGCGGCAAGGTCGTTCAGCTGACGATGAGTGCCGCCATTGTGCAGATATTGATACTCGATCTCGTGTTCTCCGTCGATTCGATCATTACCGCTGTCGGTATGACCGACGAGATTGCGATTATGGTTATTGCTGTGCTCGCCGCCGTTACAGTCATGCTGCTTGCTGCCGATCCGCTGTCGCGGTTCATTGCCAACAATCCAACCATTGTGATGCTGGCACTGGGTTTCCTGTTGATGATCGGTATGACGCTGATTGCCGATGGTTTTGGCTTCCATGTGCCAAAGGGCTATATTTACGCGGCTATGGGCTTTTCGGCGCTGGTCGAGGCTCTCAATATGCTGGCTCGACGCAGGCGAAAGCAGTAA
- a CDS encoding GntR family transcriptional regulator, which translates to MNQRSSETPGETIAVRISRILADRIIAGEIEPGSKLRQDHIAEEFETSHVPVREAFRRLEAQGLAVSEPRRGVRVASFDISELHEVAEMRAALEVLALRHAAPHITRATLDAAEQATLEGDKSRDVKSWEDANRRFHRLILDPCNMPRLLAAIDDLHAASARFLFATWRSEWETRTDHDHRAILTALRQNDVDVAATILSRHVQWIGHRPVKTASGKTRDSFAIVG; encoded by the coding sequence ATGAATCAGCGCTCCAGTGAAACTCCCGGCGAAACCATTGCCGTCCGCATCAGCCGCATCCTCGCGGATCGCATCATTGCGGGTGAGATTGAGCCGGGCAGCAAACTGCGGCAGGATCATATTGCCGAAGAGTTCGAAACCAGCCATGTGCCTGTGCGCGAGGCGTTTCGGCGGCTTGAAGCTCAGGGGCTTGCTGTGTCGGAACCGCGCCGGGGCGTGCGGGTTGCATCATTTGATATCAGCGAACTCCACGAAGTTGCCGAAATGCGAGCAGCGCTTGAAGTGCTGGCGCTACGTCACGCGGCCCCGCATATCACCCGCGCCACACTTGATGCCGCAGAACAGGCAACCCTTGAAGGCGATAAATCGCGCGACGTAAAAAGCTGGGAAGATGCCAATCGCCGGTTTCACCGATTGATTCTCGACCCCTGCAACATGCCGCGCCTGCTTGCCGCGATAGATGATCTCCACGCGGCCAGCGCCCGCTTTCTGTTTGCTACCTGGCGCTCCGAATGGGAAACCCGAACAGATCACGATCACCGCGCGATTCTGACAGCACTCCGGCAAAATGATGTCGATGTCGCTGCGACGATTCTTTCCCGCCATGTGCAGTGGATTGGCCATCGTCCGGTCAAGACCGCTTCCGGCAAAACACGCGATTCCTTCGCTATCGTCGGCTGA
- the gap gene encoding type I glyceraldehyde-3-phosphate dehydrogenase: MAVRVAINGFGRIGRNVLRAIVESGRTDIQVVAINDLGPVETNAHLLRYDSVHGRFPKEVKVVGDTIDVGYGPIKVHAVRNPAELPWKEEGVDIALECTGIFTARDKAALHLEAGAKRVIVSAPADGADLTVVYGVNHDKLTKDHLVISNASCTTNCLAPVAQVLNDAIGIEKGFMTTIHSYTGDQPTLDTMHKDLYRARAAALSMIPTSTGAAKAVGLVLPELKGKLDGVAIRVPTPNVSVVDLTFVAKRTTTVEEINNAIREAANGRLKGILGYTDEPLVSHDFNHDSHSSIFHTDQTKVMDGTMVRILSWYDNEWGFSSRMSDTAVAFGKLI; the protein is encoded by the coding sequence ATGGCAGTTCGCGTCGCAATCAACGGTTTTGGCCGCATCGGCCGTAATGTCCTCCGCGCTATCGTCGAATCAGGCCGCACCGACATTCAGGTCGTTGCAATCAACGACCTTGGCCCGGTGGAAACAAATGCGCATCTGCTGCGCTATGACAGCGTTCATGGTCGTTTTCCAAAAGAAGTAAAAGTCGTTGGCGACACCATCGACGTTGGCTACGGTCCGATCAAAGTACACGCTGTTCGCAACCCGGCTGAACTGCCGTGGAAAGAAGAAGGCGTCGATATCGCTCTGGAATGCACCGGCATTTTCACTGCACGCGACAAGGCCGCTCTTCATCTTGAAGCAGGTGCCAAGCGCGTCATCGTTTCAGCTCCTGCCGACGGTGCTGACCTCACTGTCGTCTACGGTGTGAACCACGACAAGCTGACGAAGGACCACCTGGTCATTTCCAACGCTTCTTGCACCACCAACTGCCTCGCGCCAGTGGCTCAGGTTCTCAACGATGCAATCGGCATCGAAAAGGGCTTCATGACCACGATCCACTCCTACACGGGCGACCAGCCAACGCTGGACACCATGCACAAGGATCTCTACCGCGCACGCGCAGCAGCACTTTCCATGATCCCGACTTCGACGGGTGCTGCAAAGGCTGTTGGTCTGGTTCTGCCAGAACTCAAGGGCAAGCTCGACGGCGTTGCAATCCGCGTTCCAACCCCGAATGTCTCGGTTGTCGACCTGACCTTCGTCGCCAAGCGCACGACCACTGTTGAAGAAATCAACAATGCGATCCGCGAAGCTGCCAATGGCCGTCTCAAGGGCATCCTCGGTTACACCGATGAACCACTCGTATCGCACGACTTCAACCACGATTCGCATTCGTCGATCTTCCACACCGACCAGACCAAGGTCATGGACGGCACGATGGTACGCATCCTGTCTTGGTACGACAATGAATGGGGCTTCTCGAGCCGCATGAGCGACACCGCCGTCGCTTTCGGCAAGCTGATCTAA
- a CDS encoding AAA family ATPase, translated as MMRALSGIMITGTSHVGKTSFAHRLADKLGWTIISTDELARHPGRPWPTVRPTIAEYYQRLSSETIHWFLKVHHKNIWPVIRRKIEDEIHAGRPFIFEGAALRPEYLATLNPAFTSCICLYAEADFLQERMRSEAGYSRADALHQAIIDKFIERSLRENIEMQAAAQTHHMKLVNVADSGAMDELYDELKHFQQKWEPVLCSEMRKNK; from the coding sequence ATGATGAGAGCGCTTTCAGGCATAATGATTACCGGCACGTCTCATGTCGGCAAAACTTCTTTTGCTCACCGGCTTGCTGATAAGCTTGGATGGACCATCATTTCGACAGATGAACTTGCCCGTCATCCCGGACGTCCGTGGCCCACAGTTCGCCCCACAATCGCTGAATATTATCAACGCCTGTCATCAGAGACGATTCACTGGTTTCTGAAAGTGCACCATAAAAATATCTGGCCTGTTATCAGGCGAAAAATTGAAGATGAAATCCACGCCGGAAGGCCTTTCATCTTTGAAGGCGCAGCGCTACGCCCCGAATATCTTGCAACGCTCAACCCGGCCTTCACGAGCTGCATTTGTCTTTATGCGGAAGCCGATTTTCTGCAAGAGCGAATGCGCAGCGAAGCTGGTTACAGCAGAGCCGACGCCCTTCATCAGGCTATCATCGATAAATTCATTGAACGCTCTCTCCGTGAAAACATTGAAATGCAAGCTGCCGCACAAACTCACCATATGAAATTGGTGAATGTGGCTGATAGCGGCGCAATGGATGAGCTTTATGACGAATTAAAGCATTTCCAGCAAAAGTGGGAACCGGTTTTGTGTTCGGAAATGCGTAAAAACAAATAG
- a CDS encoding TIGR00282 family metallophosphoesterase, giving the protein MRLLFLGDMVGRSGRTAVYEKLPGLISDLKLDFVIVNGENAAGGFGITEEIFHDTIRAGADVVTTGNHVWDQREALDFSKREDRFLRPANFPKGTAGKGEGLFIAKNGARVLVSNVMGRVFMHPDLDDPFIAAEKILEACPLGEQADAVFFDFHAEATSEKQCFGHFVDGRASAVVGTHTHVPTADCQILRNGTAYMSDAGMCGDYDSSLGMDKEEPLNRFLSKVPKGRFEAASGPATICGVGIEISDRTGLAEKVAPLRIGARLEEAIPEFWK; this is encoded by the coding sequence ATGAGATTACTTTTTCTTGGTGACATGGTGGGCCGGTCGGGGCGCACGGCGGTCTATGAAAAGCTGCCGGGGCTGATCTCTGATCTCAAGCTGGATTTTGTGATCGTCAACGGTGAAAACGCCGCTGGCGGCTTCGGCATAACCGAAGAAATTTTTCACGACACGATCCGCGCAGGCGCGGATGTGGTGACGACGGGAAACCACGTATGGGATCAGCGCGAAGCGCTGGATTTTTCCAAGCGTGAAGATCGGTTTCTGCGTCCGGCCAATTTTCCGAAAGGAACAGCGGGTAAAGGCGAGGGGCTCTTCATTGCGAAGAACGGCGCGCGCGTGCTGGTGTCCAATGTGATGGGCCGCGTGTTCATGCATCCGGACCTCGATGATCCTTTCATCGCTGCCGAGAAGATCCTTGAAGCTTGCCCGCTTGGTGAACAGGCGGATGCGGTGTTCTTCGATTTCCATGCGGAAGCAACCAGTGAAAAGCAGTGCTTCGGCCATTTCGTCGATGGGCGGGCCAGCGCCGTTGTTGGAACGCATACCCATGTGCCGACCGCTGATTGCCAGATACTGCGCAATGGCACTGCTTATATGTCTGATGCAGGCATGTGCGGCGACTATGACTCGTCGCTTGGTATGGATAAGGAAGAGCCGCTCAATCGCTTTTTGTCGAAAGTACCCAAAGGCCGTTTTGAAGCGGCCAGCGGCCCAGCGACAATTTGCGGTGTCGGGATCGAGATTTCCGACCGTACGGGTCTTGCCGAAAAAGTGGCTCCTTTGCGTATCGGCGCAAGGCTTGAAGAGGCCATTCCGGAATTCTGGAAATAA
- the tkt gene encoding transketolase translates to MTNSDKQNQLANAIRFLSIDAVEKANSGHPGLPMGAADIATTLYTRFLSHDPQNPHWPDRDRFVLSAGHGSMLLYSLLFLSGYEDITIDEIKNFRQLGSRTAGHPEYGHAAGIETTTGPLGQGIANAVGMALSERILNAQFGDSLVDHYTYVIAGDGCLMEGISQEAIALAGHLKLNKLIVFWDDNNITIDGAVSLSDNTDQPARFAASGWNTLAVDGHDQDAIAKAIELAKVSEKPTLIACKTTIGFGSPNKAGTNKVHGSPLGAEEIAATRKALGWSAEPFVVPAEVLDAWRVAGLNSAKKRQEWEKRLANVDAETRAEFERRMRGDLPANFDETIIEYKKKLSAEKPKVATRKSSEMALEVINGVVPETIGGSADLTGSNNTKTSQTKAVTPENYGGRYVHYGIREHGMAAAMNGMTLHGGVIPYSGTFLTFSDYCRPAMRLSSLMGIRVVYVMTHDSIGLGEDGPTHQPVEHLAVLRAIPNHNVFRPADAVEAAECWQLALKSTKTPSTLALTRQNLPVVRTEHREENLSAFGAYELAAASNDAKVTIFATGSEVEIALKARDLLEGKGIATRVVSVPCFELFEEQSDAYKQATLGNAPVKIAIEAALGLGWERFIGDNGVFIGMKGFGASGEINDLYKHFGITAEAAAEAAEKKLNAAA, encoded by the coding sequence ATGACGAATTCCGATAAACAAAACCAGTTGGCCAACGCTATCCGCTTTCTCTCGATTGATGCGGTTGAGAAAGCCAATTCCGGCCATCCCGGCCTGCCGATGGGCGCAGCCGACATCGCGACAACGCTCTATACGCGTTTCCTGTCGCACGACCCGCAGAACCCACATTGGCCAGATCGCGACCGTTTCGTGCTGTCAGCAGGTCACGGCTCAATGCTTCTTTATTCGCTGCTCTTCCTCTCGGGCTACGAAGATATCACCATCGACGAAATCAAGAATTTCCGTCAGCTGGGCTCGCGCACCGCAGGTCACCCGGAATATGGTCATGCCGCAGGCATCGAGACCACCACCGGTCCCCTTGGTCAGGGCATTGCCAATGCTGTCGGCATGGCGCTGTCCGAGCGCATCCTGAACGCACAGTTCGGCGACAGCCTTGTTGACCATTACACCTATGTGATTGCCGGTGACGGTTGCCTGATGGAAGGCATCAGCCAGGAAGCCATCGCGCTTGCGGGCCATCTGAAGCTTAACAAGCTCATCGTCTTCTGGGATGACAACAACATCACCATCGACGGTGCCGTTTCCCTTTCCGATAACACCGACCAGCCTGCACGTTTCGCCGCTTCCGGCTGGAATACGCTTGCTGTTGACGGCCATGATCAGGATGCGATTGCCAAGGCTATCGAACTGGCCAAGGTTTCGGAAAAGCCAACGCTCATCGCGTGCAAGACCACCATTGGTTTCGGTTCGCCAAACAAGGCCGGCACGAACAAGGTCCACGGCTCGCCACTCGGCGCAGAAGAAATCGCTGCGACCCGTAAGGCACTTGGCTGGTCGGCAGAACCATTTGTGGTTCCTGCTGAGGTTCTCGACGCTTGGCGCGTTGCTGGCCTGAACTCTGCCAAGAAGCGTCAGGAATGGGAAAAGCGTCTGGCAAATGTCGATGCTGAAACCCGTGCAGAATTTGAACGTCGCATGCGTGGCGATCTGCCTGCAAACTTCGATGAAACCATCATCGAATATAAAAAGAAGCTTTCCGCTGAAAAGCCCAAGGTTGCGACCCGCAAGTCGTCGGAAATGGCTCTGGAAGTCATCAATGGCGTTGTTCCTGAAACCATCGGCGGCTCTGCCGACCTGACCGGTTCCAACAACACCAAGACCAGCCAGACCAAAGCTGTGACGCCAGAAAACTACGGTGGCCGTTACGTCCACTATGGTATCCGCGAACACGGCATGGCGGCTGCGATGAACGGCATGACACTGCATGGCGGCGTCATTCCTTACTCCGGCACCTTCCTGACCTTCTCAGATTATTGCCGTCCGGCCATGCGTCTGTCGTCGCTGATGGGCATCCGCGTTGTTTACGTCATGACGCATGATTCGATTGGTCTTGGCGAAGATGGTCCGACCCACCAGCCGGTCGAACATCTGGCTGTTCTGCGCGCAATTCCAAACCACAACGTCTTCCGTCCGGCAGACGCAGTGGAAGCAGCAGAATGCTGGCAGCTTGCACTGAAGTCGACAAAGACCCCTTCGACGCTCGCTCTGACCCGTCAGAACCTGCCAGTCGTGCGTACCGAACATCGCGAAGAAAACCTCTCCGCATTCGGCGCATACGAACTTGCAGCCGCAAGCAACGATGCCAAAGTCACGATCTTCGCAACCGGTTCGGAAGTGGAAATCGCGCTCAAGGCTCGCGACCTTCTCGAAGGCAAGGGCATTGCAACCCGTGTTGTTTCCGTTCCTTGCTTTGAGCTGTTTGAAGAACAGAGCGATGCATACAAGCAGGCAACGCTTGGAAATGCGCCGGTCAAGATTGCTATCGAAGCAGCGCTCGGCCTCGGCTGGGAACGCTTCATCGGCGACAACGGCGTGTTCATCGGCATGAAGGGCTTCGGCGCTTCGGGCGAGATCAACGATCTTTACAAGCATTTCGGCATCACAGCAGAAGCTGCTGCCGAAGCCGCGGAAAAGAAACTCAACGCCGCCGCATAA
- a CDS encoding putative glycolipid-binding domain-containing protein, giving the protein MFRSLLPTVARWRSLEGEGLEHLNITPAGNTINATGVIIGERGDVPYGVRYSIDCASDWRVFHFLIETTSGLTLELKSDGNGRWTTMAGDVLSEFDGCIDIDLAGTPFTNTLPIRRLGLTPESGTVQLDMLYVPFNSFRPLRDSQRYTCLKEDKLYRYAAADRTFTAELPVDEDGLVTDYPTLFQRLPV; this is encoded by the coding sequence ATGTTTCGCTCCCTTCTCCCCACCGTTGCGCGCTGGCGTTCGCTGGAAGGAGAAGGGCTCGAACATCTCAATATCACGCCCGCCGGTAACACTATCAACGCAACTGGCGTTATTATCGGCGAGCGTGGCGATGTTCCTTACGGTGTACGTTATAGCATCGATTGCGCAAGCGACTGGCGCGTATTCCATTTCCTCATCGAAACGACATCCGGCTTAACGCTCGAACTCAAATCCGATGGAAATGGGCGCTGGACTACTATGGCCGGCGACGTACTATCCGAGTTTGATGGTTGCATAGACATTGATCTGGCAGGAACACCTTTCACGAATACTCTGCCTATCCGCCGTTTGGGTTTGACGCCCGAAAGCGGCACGGTACAGCTCGACATGCTCTATGTACCGTTCAATAGTTTCCGTCCGTTGCGAGACAGCCAACGTTATACCTGTCTTAAGGAAGACAAGCTCTACCGTTACGCTGCCGCCGACCGCACGTTTACCGCTGAATTGCCCGTCGATGAAGACGGGCTTGTCACCGATTACCCAACCCTGTTCCAGCGCCTGCCTGTCTGA
- a CDS encoding biotin transporter BioY: MVSITQPRSTFSPLNLESRSPAMRLAAIALGTLALAISSQVAVPMIPVPITLQTLIVPLIGALYGWRLGLVTVLAWLGEAMIGLPVLAGGAGGIQHFAGPTAGYLVSFPIIAAMTGYLAERGWNGKRVGLAFVSFLAANLLCLALGAMWLAGAIGIEKAVAFGVTPFLIGALIKSALSAAILKAAAR; this comes from the coding sequence ATGGTAAGCATCACGCAACCACGCTCAACGTTCAGCCCACTCAATCTTGAATCCCGTTCACCGGCAATGCGTCTCGCAGCCATTGCACTCGGCACATTGGCTCTGGCGATTTCATCACAGGTCGCGGTGCCGATGATTCCCGTCCCAATCACGCTGCAAACACTGATCGTTCCACTGATTGGTGCACTATATGGCTGGCGTCTTGGCCTTGTTACGGTTCTGGCATGGCTCGGCGAAGCCATGATCGGCTTGCCAGTTCTGGCTGGTGGCGCTGGTGGCATCCAGCATTTTGCGGGCCCAACGGCGGGCTATCTTGTCTCGTTTCCGATCATCGCAGCAATGACAGGCTATCTGGCAGAACGCGGCTGGAATGGTAAGCGTGTAGGCCTAGCTTTTGTATCGTTTCTTGCCGCCAATCTTCTCTGCCTTGCACTGGGTGCAATGTGGCTTGCAGGTGCTATCGGCATTGAGAAGGCCGTCGCCTTCGGCGTAACGCCATTCCTCATCGGCGCGCTCATAAAGTCAGCCCTCAGTGCTGCTATTCTCAAAGCTGCCGCACGCTAA
- a CDS encoding DUF4164 domain-containing protein: MAPETTLRQVLERLEKALNTLEQAVDLRLDKEGDFAEAEEEVQRMNADRSRLAQELDQSEARAERLEAANREVSRRLVTAMETIRAVLDR, translated from the coding sequence ATGGCACCCGAAACGACCCTCAGGCAGGTCCTTGAACGGCTGGAAAAGGCACTCAATACGCTTGAACAAGCGGTGGACCTGCGGCTGGACAAGGAAGGCGATTTCGCCGAAGCCGAGGAAGAGGTGCAGCGCATGAACGCTGACCGCAGCCGTCTTGCTCAGGAACTCGATCAGTCTGAGGCGCGCGCGGAACGGCTGGAAGCCGCAAATCGCGAAGTCTCGCGTCGTCTTGTGACGGCGATGGAGACCATACGCGCCGTTCTGGATCGATAG
- a CDS encoding cell division protein ZapA, giving the protein MATVTVTIDGKAYRMACDEGQEEHLSGLADRFDQYVTHLKSSFGEIGDLRLTVMAGIMVMDELAETQKRIKGLEAEIETLRRSRDEALTSADKNDAAITGMLSDVAARLEQVASRIAPRPSSS; this is encoded by the coding sequence ATGGCGACTGTTACCGTTACCATCGACGGCAAAGCTTATCGCATGGCCTGTGACGAAGGGCAGGAGGAGCATCTCTCAGGTCTTGCTGATCGTTTCGACCAATACGTCACCCATCTCAAATCTTCTTTCGGCGAAATCGGCGATCTGCGTCTGACGGTGATGGCCGGCATCATGGTGATGGATGAGCTTGCCGAAACGCAGAAGCGTATCAAAGGGCTTGAGGCCGAAATTGAAACTTTGCGCCGATCCCGCGATGAGGCACTGACCAGTGCCGACAAGAACGATGCGGCGATTACCGGTATGCTTTCGGACGTAGCCGCTCGGCTTGAACAGGTCGCCTCGCGCATTGCGCCGCGCCCAAGCTCTTCGTAA
- a CDS encoding SRPBCC family protein codes for MNSSSPNVPGFFERLRVAVPVAVAYGLLLYLLIWVSTAREWMPFIGGLMLLPMAISSLASSLSDPRAEKDLWRHVRMGWMIIGGLVVVSMVGFREGGICVVMASPFFCIFSALGSWVTLSLIRRFRTPRSTMLVIALPLLFYPLEPLLKYEPHEGAVTTIIDIAAPPEVVWQQTAEIRNVRQDELSWTFSHGIVGVPQPVDARLEGTGIGAVRQLEWTRGVKFQEVVTRWEENKLLAWDFRFLSDSIPAAVEAHINVNSNYLKLANGDYRLEALPNGHTRLTLTTRYQIATPINFYCDLWGKVFLNDFHSVVLKVIRDRSEQIAAAS; via the coding sequence ATGAATTCTTCTTCCCCAAATGTACCCGGCTTTTTTGAACGTTTGCGCGTGGCTGTTCCAGTCGCAGTGGCTTACGGGCTTTTGCTCTATCTCCTGATCTGGGTGAGCACAGCGCGGGAATGGATGCCGTTCATCGGCGGGCTTATGCTTTTGCCCATGGCGATATCAAGTCTTGCTTCCAGCCTCAGCGATCCGCGTGCAGAAAAAGACCTCTGGCGTCATGTAAGAATGGGCTGGATGATTATCGGCGGTTTGGTTGTCGTCAGCATGGTTGGCTTCAGAGAAGGTGGCATTTGCGTCGTAATGGCCTCGCCATTTTTCTGCATTTTCTCCGCACTGGGTTCATGGGTGACGCTTTCGCTTATTCGGCGTTTCCGCACACCGCGTTCCACGATGCTGGTGATCGCGCTGCCGTTGCTGTTTTATCCGCTTGAGCCATTGCTGAAATATGAGCCGCATGAAGGGGCTGTGACAACAATCATTGACATCGCAGCGCCGCCGGAAGTGGTTTGGCAACAAACGGCGGAAATCCGCAATGTACGTCAGGACGAGCTATCATGGACATTCAGCCATGGCATTGTTGGCGTTCCACAGCCCGTGGACGCTCGTCTTGAGGGAACGGGCATCGGTGCCGTGCGTCAGCTTGAATGGACGCGGGGCGTCAAGTTTCAGGAAGTCGTGACGCGCTGGGAAGAAAACAAGCTTTTAGCGTGGGATTTCCGGTTTTTGTCTGATTCGATCCCCGCGGCTGTCGAGGCCCATATCAATGTGAACAGCAACTATCTCAAGCTCGCCAATGGCGATTATCGTCTTGAAGCATTGCCGAACGGTCATACGCGGCTCACACTTACCACCCGCTATCAGATTGCGACGCCGATCAATTTCTACTGTGACCTGTGGGGCAAGGTTTTCCTGAATGATTTTCATAGTGTTGTGCTGAAAGTCATTCGGGATCGCTCAGAACAGATTGCAGCTGCTTCTTGA
- a CDS encoding YebC/PmpR family DNA-binding transcriptional regulator has translation MAGHSQFKNIMHRKGRQDAVRSKMFSKLGREITVAAKQGLPDPLMNPRLRLAIQNAKAQSMPKDNIERAIKKAAGNDGENYDEVRYEGRGPGGVSVIVEALTDNRNRTASNVRAAFTKSGGALGETGSASFMFDRVGEIVYKAEVGDADKVMEAAIEAGAEDVQSGEEDHVILCAFEDIGDVSKALEASLGEAESIKTIWKPQTNTELDEEKARSVLKLLNALEDDDDVQNVYTNFEVSEEIMEKLSA, from the coding sequence ATGGCTGGCCATTCACAGTTTAAGAATATCATGCACCGCAAAGGGCGCCAGGATGCCGTGCGGTCGAAAATGTTTTCCAAGCTCGGACGCGAAATTACTGTCGCTGCCAAGCAGGGTCTGCCTGACCCATTGATGAACCCGCGCCTGCGTCTGGCAATTCAGAACGCCAAGGCGCAGTCTATGCCGAAAGACAATATCGAACGCGCCATCAAGAAGGCCGCCGGCAATGACGGTGAAAACTATGATGAAGTGCGTTACGAAGGCCGCGGCCCGGGTGGTGTTTCGGTGATCGTCGAAGCCCTGACCGACAACCGCAATCGTACCGCATCGAATGTGCGTGCTGCTTTCACGAAGTCGGGCGGCGCGCTTGGCGAAACCGGTTCTGCATCCTTCATGTTCGATCGCGTTGGCGAAATCGTCTACAAGGCCGAAGTCGGTGATGCCGATAAGGTCATGGAAGCAGCCATTGAAGCTGGCGCTGAGGATGTTCAGTCGGGCGAGGAAGATCATGTGATCCTTTGCGCCTTTGAAGACATCGGTGACGTCTCCAAGGCCCTCGAAGCCTCATTGGGTGAAGCCGAATCGATCAAGACGATCTGGAAGCCGCAGACCAATACTGAACTTGATGAGGAAAAGGCACGCTCTGTCCTCAAGCTGCTCAATGCACTCGAAGACGATGACGATGTGCAGAACGTTTACACGAACTTCGAAGTCAGCGAAGAAATCATGGAAAAGCTGAGCGCCTGA